In the Bombus pyrosoma isolate SC7728 linkage group LG15, ASM1482585v1, whole genome shotgun sequence genome, one interval contains:
- the LOC122575758 gene encoding microtubule-associated protein 4 isoform X4 — translation MDSQQTAGTASESPSDRELNAVKSNPPLPSVYRARPQGPPGLPRQPVNNGAVGQPRPGGQLQQIRFDNRSPVGQTNPAQFVQVRPYGSPRSPGGSFPQKPPQQGQHPPIVLNPRFPPSPVQRSQLGPRPPHPGNYQAQRFQGNVQRPQHPRPEHLNGPHQSRPQHPNGPQQSRPEHPNGPYQQRPEHPNAPQQGRNPDILARSQEIAQKPLQRNESLLNISRQNLAIKREDKKPSLPRIIVDKMADVDNSKKLQQFEKPVSKEKAEFRESAENDDDDDVVMDRKSPRANGDVSSQEVLIESSVPKSDVQSAKRPEIATINGKVDNKLNATAEGVGQQIKEVAVNLDKTPVKDSNTMESDSRLSTKPGEEARTKLLDKQEVDKAGNQLDEPEKKLVEDQTQKEDTNKGNVTTAGIESKVEKSDDINVSVAPEQSPKKSEEAKSGQNEQNLNPSSTTSEKFRATTPMKSDEDNNQQMQILSKSTDKSPAKTSHDQSQQNLKPSASPNKSRSSTPLEASESQKELERDETSKPLEQLQEDIPMDTKKKQSDQELKNPPAASQVNSLATIPGEIKQKEMEQAAEQHDIVSASETKSDVDLLKETGEVKSKQESHLRAPMKADRIKDEPEPTETSKAEKSGEEEKLADLSHSPKEKELRDPSSKSPAKSTNATEESSTEDVLEDSKSDNLRDSSETHAKRVAVSPPASEKEASETQEFPVPSKDGEKIGESVLSLLKSPEEGVKGFDNGEQRSLSIKSSPSHSPRSPVSPKSPKSPKSLKSPVENEELEEKEKTEQKKADDETTPDTKSLPKSVKSPKVQRAPTPAKRKEKKSSTTPEVENGSVTNESAQSSTEPTTNGVGDSPTKKSPSKSKDADKGPTAGSPVKSPKLPMNKIQVGSAPSPNLKTVRSKIGSLENASYKPGGGKVKIENRKLDFSKAQPKIAAKNEKYTPSGGDKKIAQMKLQWNAKPKVGSLENATYKPGGGDKKIETVKLDFKDKAKPKVGSKDNAKHIPGGGSVKSSATPPKTPQDSNNDIQTQKIDIKAESKVGSLDNVKHKPGGGDKKIFNDRDYLRQSGTNPESLCGSGSQDNMVEEINLSTEQAKDDSPQPPPSTPTKAQKLASPSSMVTPQAVRNSLAKSPETVQPRKGSSALETIEVEDGNKENSSSEDKNVIKSRTARSPVNLDSLDSPQLKSPENRTAKLPISPRTLNRSELKISEEKTVKSSVSSRPSNSRSKSSEENIAKSPNYPRPPSSSSLKSSEDRAVKSPTSPRPPSSSSLKSPEDRAMKSPTSPRPSSSSLKSAEDRAMKSVTSPRPPSSSSLKSPEDRAMESIISPRPSSGTSVKGLEDKAMKSPNSPRPPNSLRLKSPDKSSSHMSRKVSPKELRLPKLAPSPTPQETAIVSEINTKISLPKLTERVIH, via the exons ATGGATTCGCAACAAACTGCAGGAACCGCGTCCGAATCTCCTTCGGACCGCGAACTAAATGCG GTGAAATCAAACCCGCCATTACCATCTGTCTATCGGGCGAGACCGCAAGGTCCACCTGGATTACCAAGGCAGCCTGTAAATAATGGTGCCGTAGGACAACCACGACCGGGTGGACAGCTACAGCAAATTCGTTTTGATAATCGGTCTCCAGTCGGACAAACGAATCCGGCTCAGTTCGTCCAAGTCAGACCGTACGGATCTCCAAGATCACCGGGAGGTTCGTTCCCTCAGAAGCCACCGCAACAAGGTCAACATCCACCTATCGTCCTAAATCCGCGTTTTCCACCGTCGCCCGTGCAACGTTCGCAACTGGGACCTAGACCGCCTCATCCTGGAAATTATCAAGCGCAAAGGTTCCAAGGCAACGTACAACGACCTCAACATCCAAGACCAGAGCATCTAAACGGGCCTCATCAATCAAGGCCGCAGCATCCAAACGGACCTCAGCAATCGAGGCCAGAGCATCCGAACGGACCTTATCAACAAAGGCCAGAACACCCAAACGCGCCTCAACAAGGACGGAATCCTGACATTCTCGCACGATCGCAAGAAATCGCACAAAAACCATTGCAACGAAATGAATCATTGCTGAACATATCTCGACAGAATTTAGCTATCAAAAGAGAAGATAAGAAGCCGTCACTTCCGCGAATAATAGTCGACAAAATGGCGGATGTCGATAACTCGAAGAAATTGCAGCAGTTTGAAAAGCCTGTCTCGAAGGAAAAAGCCGAATTTCGAGAAAGTGCGGAGaacgatgacgacgatgatGTTGTAATGGACAGAAAATCGCCACGTGCTAACGGAGACGTTAGCAGTCAAGAAGTTTTAATAGAGTCTAGCGTACCAAAAAGTGACGTTCAGTCGGCGAAAAGGCCAGAAATCGCTACGATAAATGGAAAAGTGGATAATAAACTGAACGCGACTGCGGAGGGAGTTGGTCAGCAAATTAAAGAAGTTGCTGTGAACCTTGACAAAACACCTGTTAAAGATTCCAACACGATGGAAAGTGATAGCAGGTTGTCCACGAAACCGGGCGAAGAAGCGCGGACAAAATTGTTAGACAAGCAGGAAGTAGATAAGGCTGGTAATCAACTAGACGAACCAGAGAAGAAATTAGTCGAAGATCAAACCCAGAAAGAGGACACGAATAAGGGAAATGTGACCACAGCAGGTATAGAAAGCAAAGTTGAGAAATCGGACGATATCAATGTATCTGTTGCGCCTGAACAATCTCCCAAGAAATCGGAAGAAGCTAAATCAGGacaaaacgaacaaaatttaaacCCGTCGTCGACAACCTCAGAAAAATTTCGTGCAACCACACCAATGAAATCGGATGAGGATAACAATCAGCAAATGCAAATCCTGTCTAAGTCCACAGATAAATCTCCGGCAAAAACCAGCCATGATCAGAGTCAACAGAATCTGAAACCATCCGCATCTCCGAATAAATCCCGGTCAAGTACACCCTTAGAAGCGAGCGAAAGTCAAAAGGAACTCGAACGCGACGAAACGTCCAAACCTCTAGAACAATTGCAAGAGGATATACCAATGgatacaaaaaagaaacaaagcgaTCAAGAACTCAAAAATCCACCGGCCGCGTCTCAAGTGAATTCACTTGCGACTATCCCgggagaaataaaacaaaaggaaatGGAACAAGCTGCGGAGCAACACGACATTGTGTCTGCATCAGAAACTAAATCAGACGTAGATCTGCTGAAGGAAACGGGAGAAGTTAAAAGCAAACAAGAATCACATTTAAGAGCACCGATGAAAGCAGATCGGATCAAGGACGAGCCAGAGCCCACTGAAACGTCGAAAGCTGAAAAATCAggcgaggaagaaaaattagcGGATCTTAGTCATTCTCCAAAGGAGAAAGAATTAAGAGATCCATCTTCAAAGTCACCGGCTAAATCGACGAATGCAACCGAAGAATCAAGTACGGAAGACGTTTTAGAAGACTCCAAGTCCGATAATCTTCGAGATTCTTCGGAAACGCACGCGAAAAGAGTTGCCGTGAGTCCTCCTGCTTCTGAAAAAGAAGCAAGTGAGACACAAGAATTCCCAGTACCGTCAAAGGATGGAGAAAAGATTGGAGAATCGGTACTGTCTCTCTTAAAGTCTCCTGAAGAAGGAGTGAAAGGTTTCGACAACGGAGAACAACGATCACTGTCGATAAAATCTTCGCCATCCCACAGTCCTCGCTCGCCTGTTTCTCCAAAATCGCCGAAATCACCGAAATCGCTGAAGTCGCCTGTAGAGAACGAGGAAttagaagagaaggaaaaaacgGAGCAGAAAAAGGCTGATGACGAAACGACACCGGACACGAAAAGTTTGCCGAAATCGGTTAAATCGCCTAAAGTTCAACGCGCACCGACACCTGccaaacgaaaagaaaagaagtctTCAACGACACCAG agGTTGAAAACGGCAGCGTAACCAACGAGTCGGCTCAATCCAGCacg GAACCAACCACAAACGGAGTTGGGGATTCACCAACGAAAAAGTCACCCTCTAAATCGAAAGATGCTGACAAAGGGCCGACAGCTGGGTCACCTGTAAAATCGCCAA AACTGCCTATGAACAAAATTCAAGTGGGATCGGCGCCCTCTCCGAACTTAAAAACCGTACGATCGAAAATCGGCTCGTTGGAAAACGCAAGCTACAAACCAGGTGGCGGAAAGGTGAAGATAGAGAATAGGAAGCTCGACTTTAGCAAGGCGCAGCCGAAAATTGCCGCGAAGAACGAGAAATACACACCCAGTGGTGGCGATAAAAAG ATCGCTCAGATGAAGCTTCAATGGAATGCGAAACCAAAAGTCGGTTCATTGGAAAATGCAACGTACAAGCCTGGTGGTGGTGAcaagaaaatagaaacagtGAAGCTCGACTTCAAAGATAAAGCAAAACCGAAAGTTGGCTCCAAGGACAATGCCAAACACATTCCTGGCGGTGGTAGCGTTAAA TCATCGGCAACACCACCTAAGACGCCTCAGGATTCGAACAACGAc ATCCAAACCCaaaaaattgatatcaaaGCCGAGAGTAAAGTTGGTTCCTTGGATAACGTGAAGCATAAGCCAGGTGGCGGTgacaagaaaattttcaacgatagGGATTATCTTCGACAATCGGGAACTAATCCTGAAAGCCTCTGTGGCAGTGGATCCCAG GATAATATGGTTGAAGAGATCAATTTATCTACTGAACAGGCAAAAGATGATTCACCACAACCACCACCAAGCACTCCAACAAAGGCACAAAAGCTAGCATCACCATCTTCTATGGTAACTCCTCAAGCAGTAAGAAATAGTCTGGCTAAATCTCCTGAAACAGTACAACCAAGGAAAGGTTCATCGGCTCTTGAAACTATAGAGGTAGAAGATGGCAACAAAGAGAATTCAAGTTCAGAAgataaaaacgtaataaaaagcAGAACGGCGAGATCCCCCGTAAATTTAGATTCTCTTGATAGTCCTCAGTTAAAGAGCCCGGAAAATAGAACAGCGAAATTGCCTATTTCCCCGCGTACTCTTAATCGCTCTGAACTAAAAATTTCCGAAGAGAAGACAGTAAAATCGTCGGTTTCTTCGCGCCCTTCTAACTCTCGTTCGAAGAGCTCGGAAGAAAATATAGCGAAATCACCTAATTACCCGCGTCCTCCTAGTAGTTCTTCGTTAAAATCTTCAGAAGACAGAGCAGTGAAATCACCTACTTCCCCGCGCCCTCCTAGTAGTTCTTCGTTAAAATCTCCAGAAGACAGAGCAATGAAATCTCCTACTTCGCCACGTCCTAGTAGTTCTTCCTTGAAATCTGCAGAAGACAGAGCAATGAAATCTGTTACTTCTCCGCGCCCTCCTAGTAGTTCTTCCTTAAAATCGCCAGAAGACAGAGCGATGGAATCTATTATTTCCCCACGTCCTTCCAGCGGTACTTCGGTAAAAGGTCTAGAAGACAAAGCAATGAAATCTCCTAATTCTCCGCGTCCTCCTAACAGTCTTCGATTAAAGAGTCCAGACAAATCTTCCTCTCACATGTCTAGAAAAGTATCGCCAAAGGAATTACGGCTTCCGAAATTGGCACCCTCTCCTACACCACAAGAAACTGCTATAGTTTCtgaaattaatactaaaattaGTTTACCGAAATTAACAGAACGTGTTATACATTAA
- the LOC122575758 gene encoding microtubule-associated protein 2 isoform X3, producing the protein MDSQQTAGTASESPSDRELNAVKSNPPLPSVYRARPQGPPGLPRQPVNNGAVGQPRPGGQLQQIRFDNRSPVGQTNPAQFVQVRPYGSPRSPGGSFPQKPPQQGQHPPIVLNPRFPPSPVQRSQLGPRPPHPGNYQAQRFQGNVQRPQHPRPEHLNGPHQSRPQHPNGPQQSRPEHPNGPYQQRPEHPNAPQQGRNPDILARSQEIAQKPLQRNESLLNISRQNLAIKREDKKPSLPRIIVDKMADVDNSKKLQQFEKPVSKEKAEFRESAENDDDDDVVMDRKSPRANGDVSSQEVLIESSVPKSDVQSAKRPEIATINGKVDNKLNATAEGVGQQIKEVAVNLDKTPVKDSNTMESDSRLSTKPGEEARTKLLDKQEVDKAGNQLDEPEKKLVEDQTQKEDTNKGNVTTAGIESKVEKSDDINVSVAPEQSPKKSEEAKSGQNEQNLNPSSTTSEKFRATTPMKSDEDNNQQMQILSKSTDKSPAKTSHDQSQQNLKPSASPNKSRSSTPLEASESQKELERDETSKPLEQLQEDIPMDTKKKQSDQELKNPPAASQVNSLATIPGEIKQKEMEQAAEQHDIVSASETKSDVDLLKETGEVKSKQESHLRAPMKADRIKDEPEPTETSKAEKSGEEEKLADLSHSPKEKELRDPSSKSPAKSTNATEESSTEDVLEDSKSDNLRDSSETHAKRVAVSPPASEKEASETQEFPVPSKDGEKIGESVLSLLKSPEEGVKGFDNGEQRSLSIKSSPSHSPRSPVSPKSPKSPKSLKSPVENEELEEKEKTEQKKADDETTPDTKSLPKSVKSPKVQRAPTPAKRKEKKSSTTPEVENGSVTNESAQSSTEPTTNGVGDSPTKKSPSKSKDADKGPTAGSPVKSPSKSVKSLPRTPETPSSTAGQEKKKLPMNKIQVGSAPSPNLKTVRSKIGSLENASYKPGGGKVKIENRKLDFSKAQPKIAAKNEKYTPSGGDKKIAQMKLQWNAKPKVGSLENATYKPGGGDKKIETVKLDFKDKAKPKVGSKDNAKHIPGGGSVKIQTQKIDIKAESKVGSLDNVKHKPGGGDKKIFNDRDYLRQSGTNPESLCGSGSQDNMVEEINLSTEQAKDDSPQPPPSTPTKAQKLASPSSMVTPQAVRNSLAKSPETVQPRKGSSALETIEVEDGNKENSSSEDKNVIKSRTARSPVNLDSLDSPQLKSPENRTAKLPISPRTLNRSELKISEEKTVKSSVSSRPSNSRSKSSEENIAKSPNYPRPPSSSSLKSSEDRAVKSPTSPRPPSSSSLKSPEDRAMKSPTSPRPSSSSLKSAEDRAMKSVTSPRPPSSSSLKSPEDRAMESIISPRPSSGTSVKGLEDKAMKSPNSPRPPNSLRLKSPDKSSSHMSRKVSPKELRLPKLAPSPTPQETAIVSEINTKISLPKLTERVIH; encoded by the exons ATGGATTCGCAACAAACTGCAGGAACCGCGTCCGAATCTCCTTCGGACCGCGAACTAAATGCG GTGAAATCAAACCCGCCATTACCATCTGTCTATCGGGCGAGACCGCAAGGTCCACCTGGATTACCAAGGCAGCCTGTAAATAATGGTGCCGTAGGACAACCACGACCGGGTGGACAGCTACAGCAAATTCGTTTTGATAATCGGTCTCCAGTCGGACAAACGAATCCGGCTCAGTTCGTCCAAGTCAGACCGTACGGATCTCCAAGATCACCGGGAGGTTCGTTCCCTCAGAAGCCACCGCAACAAGGTCAACATCCACCTATCGTCCTAAATCCGCGTTTTCCACCGTCGCCCGTGCAACGTTCGCAACTGGGACCTAGACCGCCTCATCCTGGAAATTATCAAGCGCAAAGGTTCCAAGGCAACGTACAACGACCTCAACATCCAAGACCAGAGCATCTAAACGGGCCTCATCAATCAAGGCCGCAGCATCCAAACGGACCTCAGCAATCGAGGCCAGAGCATCCGAACGGACCTTATCAACAAAGGCCAGAACACCCAAACGCGCCTCAACAAGGACGGAATCCTGACATTCTCGCACGATCGCAAGAAATCGCACAAAAACCATTGCAACGAAATGAATCATTGCTGAACATATCTCGACAGAATTTAGCTATCAAAAGAGAAGATAAGAAGCCGTCACTTCCGCGAATAATAGTCGACAAAATGGCGGATGTCGATAACTCGAAGAAATTGCAGCAGTTTGAAAAGCCTGTCTCGAAGGAAAAAGCCGAATTTCGAGAAAGTGCGGAGaacgatgacgacgatgatGTTGTAATGGACAGAAAATCGCCACGTGCTAACGGAGACGTTAGCAGTCAAGAAGTTTTAATAGAGTCTAGCGTACCAAAAAGTGACGTTCAGTCGGCGAAAAGGCCAGAAATCGCTACGATAAATGGAAAAGTGGATAATAAACTGAACGCGACTGCGGAGGGAGTTGGTCAGCAAATTAAAGAAGTTGCTGTGAACCTTGACAAAACACCTGTTAAAGATTCCAACACGATGGAAAGTGATAGCAGGTTGTCCACGAAACCGGGCGAAGAAGCGCGGACAAAATTGTTAGACAAGCAGGAAGTAGATAAGGCTGGTAATCAACTAGACGAACCAGAGAAGAAATTAGTCGAAGATCAAACCCAGAAAGAGGACACGAATAAGGGAAATGTGACCACAGCAGGTATAGAAAGCAAAGTTGAGAAATCGGACGATATCAATGTATCTGTTGCGCCTGAACAATCTCCCAAGAAATCGGAAGAAGCTAAATCAGGacaaaacgaacaaaatttaaacCCGTCGTCGACAACCTCAGAAAAATTTCGTGCAACCACACCAATGAAATCGGATGAGGATAACAATCAGCAAATGCAAATCCTGTCTAAGTCCACAGATAAATCTCCGGCAAAAACCAGCCATGATCAGAGTCAACAGAATCTGAAACCATCCGCATCTCCGAATAAATCCCGGTCAAGTACACCCTTAGAAGCGAGCGAAAGTCAAAAGGAACTCGAACGCGACGAAACGTCCAAACCTCTAGAACAATTGCAAGAGGATATACCAATGgatacaaaaaagaaacaaagcgaTCAAGAACTCAAAAATCCACCGGCCGCGTCTCAAGTGAATTCACTTGCGACTATCCCgggagaaataaaacaaaaggaaatGGAACAAGCTGCGGAGCAACACGACATTGTGTCTGCATCAGAAACTAAATCAGACGTAGATCTGCTGAAGGAAACGGGAGAAGTTAAAAGCAAACAAGAATCACATTTAAGAGCACCGATGAAAGCAGATCGGATCAAGGACGAGCCAGAGCCCACTGAAACGTCGAAAGCTGAAAAATCAggcgaggaagaaaaattagcGGATCTTAGTCATTCTCCAAAGGAGAAAGAATTAAGAGATCCATCTTCAAAGTCACCGGCTAAATCGACGAATGCAACCGAAGAATCAAGTACGGAAGACGTTTTAGAAGACTCCAAGTCCGATAATCTTCGAGATTCTTCGGAAACGCACGCGAAAAGAGTTGCCGTGAGTCCTCCTGCTTCTGAAAAAGAAGCAAGTGAGACACAAGAATTCCCAGTACCGTCAAAGGATGGAGAAAAGATTGGAGAATCGGTACTGTCTCTCTTAAAGTCTCCTGAAGAAGGAGTGAAAGGTTTCGACAACGGAGAACAACGATCACTGTCGATAAAATCTTCGCCATCCCACAGTCCTCGCTCGCCTGTTTCTCCAAAATCGCCGAAATCACCGAAATCGCTGAAGTCGCCTGTAGAGAACGAGGAAttagaagagaaggaaaaaacgGAGCAGAAAAAGGCTGATGACGAAACGACACCGGACACGAAAAGTTTGCCGAAATCGGTTAAATCGCCTAAAGTTCAACGCGCACCGACACCTGccaaacgaaaagaaaagaagtctTCAACGACACCAG agGTTGAAAACGGCAGCGTAACCAACGAGTCGGCTCAATCCAGCacg GAACCAACCACAAACGGAGTTGGGGATTCACCAACGAAAAAGTCACCCTCTAAATCGAAAGATGCTGACAAAGGGCCGACAGCTGGGTCACCTGTAAAATCGCCAAGTAAGTCCGTCAAATCGTTACCACGAACTCCAGAAACTCCTTCGTCGACAGCCGGTCAAGAGAAGAAAA AACTGCCTATGAACAAAATTCAAGTGGGATCGGCGCCCTCTCCGAACTTAAAAACCGTACGATCGAAAATCGGCTCGTTGGAAAACGCAAGCTACAAACCAGGTGGCGGAAAGGTGAAGATAGAGAATAGGAAGCTCGACTTTAGCAAGGCGCAGCCGAAAATTGCCGCGAAGAACGAGAAATACACACCCAGTGGTGGCGATAAAAAG ATCGCTCAGATGAAGCTTCAATGGAATGCGAAACCAAAAGTCGGTTCATTGGAAAATGCAACGTACAAGCCTGGTGGTGGTGAcaagaaaatagaaacagtGAAGCTCGACTTCAAAGATAAAGCAAAACCGAAAGTTGGCTCCAAGGACAATGCCAAACACATTCCTGGCGGTGGTAGCGTTAAA ATCCAAACCCaaaaaattgatatcaaaGCCGAGAGTAAAGTTGGTTCCTTGGATAACGTGAAGCATAAGCCAGGTGGCGGTgacaagaaaattttcaacgatagGGATTATCTTCGACAATCGGGAACTAATCCTGAAAGCCTCTGTGGCAGTGGATCCCAG GATAATATGGTTGAAGAGATCAATTTATCTACTGAACAGGCAAAAGATGATTCACCACAACCACCACCAAGCACTCCAACAAAGGCACAAAAGCTAGCATCACCATCTTCTATGGTAACTCCTCAAGCAGTAAGAAATAGTCTGGCTAAATCTCCTGAAACAGTACAACCAAGGAAAGGTTCATCGGCTCTTGAAACTATAGAGGTAGAAGATGGCAACAAAGAGAATTCAAGTTCAGAAgataaaaacgtaataaaaagcAGAACGGCGAGATCCCCCGTAAATTTAGATTCTCTTGATAGTCCTCAGTTAAAGAGCCCGGAAAATAGAACAGCGAAATTGCCTATTTCCCCGCGTACTCTTAATCGCTCTGAACTAAAAATTTCCGAAGAGAAGACAGTAAAATCGTCGGTTTCTTCGCGCCCTTCTAACTCTCGTTCGAAGAGCTCGGAAGAAAATATAGCGAAATCACCTAATTACCCGCGTCCTCCTAGTAGTTCTTCGTTAAAATCTTCAGAAGACAGAGCAGTGAAATCACCTACTTCCCCGCGCCCTCCTAGTAGTTCTTCGTTAAAATCTCCAGAAGACAGAGCAATGAAATCTCCTACTTCGCCACGTCCTAGTAGTTCTTCCTTGAAATCTGCAGAAGACAGAGCAATGAAATCTGTTACTTCTCCGCGCCCTCCTAGTAGTTCTTCCTTAAAATCGCCAGAAGACAGAGCGATGGAATCTATTATTTCCCCACGTCCTTCCAGCGGTACTTCGGTAAAAGGTCTAGAAGACAAAGCAATGAAATCTCCTAATTCTCCGCGTCCTCCTAACAGTCTTCGATTAAAGAGTCCAGACAAATCTTCCTCTCACATGTCTAGAAAAGTATCGCCAAAGGAATTACGGCTTCCGAAATTGGCACCCTCTCCTACACCACAAGAAACTGCTATAGTTTCtgaaattaatactaaaattaGTTTACCGAAATTAACAGAACGTGTTATACATTAA